A window of Cohnella herbarum contains these coding sequences:
- a CDS encoding ABC transporter permease encodes MFLAMKELMNSKMRFLMIVIIFVLIAWLVFILSGLGNGLSTLAASTFKTMKADYVVFEEGAQSSMSKSLLSDQLMAEVELLPNVSAAAPMGTTMATALKEQSTKNEDKVDIAIIGINPGSFLEPAIVEGESLSSGNPTGVVVNSTMKDEGYNIGDTFQLDGTTESLTIIGYVENQTYNHVASVFTPMAEWRKITFAAPGSDKGVAGPVNAIMLQGKNIDPDLINSKLSNTDTVTRAAAVQGMPGYKEENGTILMMLAFLLAISAFVLGVFFYVITMQKTNQFGIMKAIGASNGFLGKAIVSQVFVLSLTSIVVGILLTYGTAAIMPKGMPFRLETSLVVTYSVILLIIAMLSSMVSVRKITKIDPLKALGRVE; translated from the coding sequence ATGTTTTTAGCTATGAAGGAATTGATGAATAGTAAAATGAGATTTCTAATGATCGTCATTATTTTTGTACTAATCGCTTGGTTGGTATTCATCTTATCAGGTTTGGGGAATGGGTTATCTACGCTAGCTGCATCAACATTCAAGACCATGAAGGCTGATTATGTCGTCTTTGAAGAAGGGGCGCAGTCTTCAATGAGCAAGTCGTTACTGTCTGATCAATTGATGGCGGAAGTGGAGCTGCTACCAAATGTGAGTGCTGCCGCACCTATGGGAACAACGATGGCAACGGCGCTGAAGGAGCAAAGCACCAAGAATGAAGATAAGGTGGACATCGCGATTATTGGAATTAACCCAGGAAGCTTCTTGGAACCGGCTATCGTAGAAGGGGAAAGCCTATCTTCCGGGAACCCTACGGGTGTCGTGGTGAATTCAACCATGAAGGATGAGGGCTATAACATTGGCGACACTTTTCAGTTAGATGGAACGACGGAATCCTTGACGATTATCGGATATGTCGAGAATCAGACCTATAACCACGTTGCATCGGTATTTACTCCGATGGCTGAATGGCGGAAGATTACCTTCGCGGCTCCGGGTTCGGATAAAGGAGTCGCAGGGCCCGTTAATGCGATTATGTTACAAGGCAAGAATATCGATCCGGATTTAATTAACAGTAAGCTATCAAATACGGATACGGTTACCCGAGCGGCAGCCGTTCAAGGAATGCCGGGGTACAAAGAAGAGAACGGTACTATTTTAATGATGCTTGCATTTCTGCTTGCTATCTCCGCATTCGTGCTTGGGGTGTTCTTTTATGTAATTACGATGCAGAAGACCAACCAGTTCGGCATTATGAAAGCCATTGGTGCTAGTAACGGATTTCTGGGCAAAGCTATTGTATCGCAAGTGTTTGTGCTTTCGCTGACCAGTATTGTAGTTGGAATTTTACTGACTTATGGAACGGCTGCCATTATGCCGAAGGGTATGCCATTCAGGCTGGAAACCAGTCTTGTCGTCACGTATTCTGTTATCTTGCTAATTATCGCTATGCTAAGTTCGATGGTATCTGTTCGCAAGATTACAAAGATTGATCCGCTCAAAGCGCTTGGGAGGGTTGAATAA
- a CDS encoding RidA family protein, which yields MNLNNNVIHRYNPENIAKPVGNYSHVTKISRNAEMYVFSGQIGIDQNNNIPTDFNQQVTNTMSNIVEILSSQKLTPDHVVKINIWATEEIDWDHFNAIWNKVFGPTPPSMTVAYIKGLGLPELKIELDVWAAG from the coding sequence ATGAACTTAAATAATAATGTAATTCATAGATATAATCCGGAAAATATAGCGAAACCCGTTGGAAACTATAGTCATGTGACTAAAATAAGCAGAAACGCTGAAATGTATGTTTTTTCCGGTCAGATTGGTATCGATCAGAACAACAATATCCCCACGGATTTTAATCAACAAGTGACAAATACAATGAGTAATATTGTTGAAATCCTTTCCTCTCAAAAGTTAACTCCTGATCATGTCGTTAAAATCAACATTTGGGCCACAGAAGAAATTGATTGGGATCATTTCAATGCCATTTGGAATAAAGTATTCGGTCCCACTCCTCCTTCAATGACGGTTGCTTATATTAAAGGATTAGGTTTACCTGAATTAAAAATTGAATTAGATGTTTGGGCTGCTGGTTAA
- a CDS encoding SDR family NAD(P)-dependent oxidoreductase codes for MNKRQDQTIALITGASAGIGLELTRKLLSEDWQVIALNRSDFPADDEIIQTALKLGKLRIYKTTDLADYSSLIRALEEIKGKEQRIDILFNNAGGSFPELSYSKQGREQHYELLTVVPYIILMELMELLKRGQLKTVINTSSSAQKWTKEFTIEILERPKTFRKLLGPYAASKLALSLWTQAIAPQLAKEDIRVRSVDPGGNNTLRKGKPSGLPLLVTMLMKLFFSPPTHGASKLYEGALGGHRDKTGVFLVNGRVAEIKFQDQARNVLQSVNAIYEHEFLLHR; via the coding sequence ATGAACAAGAGACAAGATCAAACGATCGCATTGATTACGGGGGCTAGTGCAGGAATCGGGTTGGAATTAACCCGGAAGTTGCTGTCGGAGGACTGGCAGGTGATTGCTTTGAACCGTTCTGACTTTCCGGCGGATGATGAGATAATCCAAACTGCACTCAAACTTGGAAAGCTTCGAATATATAAAACGACTGATCTTGCTGATTATTCCAGCTTGATTCGGGCATTGGAAGAAATCAAAGGCAAGGAACAGCGAATCGACATCCTGTTTAACAACGCTGGCGGATCCTTTCCCGAGCTGAGTTATTCAAAACAAGGGCGTGAACAGCATTATGAGTTGTTAACGGTCGTTCCGTATATCATTCTGATGGAATTGATGGAACTACTTAAACGTGGTCAATTAAAAACGGTGATCAACACCTCATCTTCAGCACAAAAATGGACTAAAGAGTTTACTATCGAAATACTAGAGCGTCCCAAAACCTTCCGTAAGCTGCTTGGTCCTTACGCTGCCTCCAAGCTGGCTCTTTCACTATGGACTCAGGCCATAGCGCCGCAGCTTGCCAAGGAAGACATCAGGGTCCGCAGTGTTGACCCAGGCGGCAACAATACGCTGAGAAAAGGAAAACCATCCGGTCTGCCTTTATTGGTTACAATGTTAATGAAGTTGTTTTTTTCTCCGCCTACCCACGGAGCCAGCAAGTTGTATGAAGGAGCCCTCGGGGGACATCGCGATAAGACTGGTGTGTTCTTGGTGAACGGCCGGGTTGCAGAAATAAAATTTCAAGATCAAGCGCGGAACGTACTGCAAAGTGTTAATGCGATTTATGAACACGAATTTTTACTGCATCGTTGA
- a CDS encoding ABC transporter ATP-binding protein, protein MTKGLQMSEVTKYYAEGSNRIAALDHVSISVGPGEFVAVVGPSGSGKSTFLSIAGALLKASEGDVKLNGYNISTLTAKELSNIRLREIGFIMQSSNLVPYLNVLDQLLIVKRMSGKVKREDKEFAAKLLEELGLGSKLKSLPEELSGGEKQRTAIARALINNPNVILADEPTASLDTKRAHEVVGLIAHEVKSRRKAAIMVTHDERMLEYCDKVYRMEDGKLSLAEMSRSRGVHV, encoded by the coding sequence ATGACTAAGGGATTACAAATGAGTGAAGTCACAAAGTATTATGCCGAAGGAAGCAATCGAATCGCCGCACTCGATCATGTGTCGATATCAGTGGGGCCGGGTGAGTTCGTTGCTGTAGTTGGACCGTCCGGGTCTGGTAAAAGTACGTTCTTATCCATTGCAGGAGCGCTGCTTAAGGCCTCCGAAGGAGATGTTAAGCTGAATGGGTATAATATCTCTACGCTTACAGCGAAGGAACTTTCTAATATAAGGTTACGAGAAATCGGATTTATTATGCAATCATCGAATTTGGTTCCTTATTTAAATGTTCTTGATCAATTGTTAATAGTAAAAAGGATGTCGGGAAAGGTTAAAAGGGAGGATAAGGAATTCGCCGCTAAATTGCTGGAAGAGCTGGGTCTGGGCTCGAAGTTAAAAAGCCTTCCGGAAGAGTTATCAGGCGGCGAGAAGCAACGCACAGCGATTGCTCGTGCTTTAATTAATAATCCCAACGTCATCTTGGCGGATGAGCCGACAGCAAGTTTGGATACCAAGCGCGCCCATGAAGTGGTTGGTCTAATTGCGCATGAGGTGAAGTCACGCCGGAAAGCGGCGATTATGGTTACCCATGATGAGCGTATGCTTGAATATTGCGACAAGGTATACCGAATGGAAGATGGGAAATTGTCGTTGGCTGAAATGTCAAGATCAAGGGGAGTCCATGTTTGA
- a CDS encoding MerR family transcriptional regulator: MKEELTFTIKQIAMQIGISEDTIRYYEKIALLRRADRKDNGHRVYRQEDIDTIRLLSCLKKTGMPLGEMRPFLAVSADADPAEYPELVGHLRNHRENIIAQIASLQQVVDFIDMKLEVGRIRKDCSDDISDAMTGEPHPKPVSPVEMAFFPGSSGVRNSPSSGR; encoded by the coding sequence ATGAAGGAAGAGCTGACTTTTACAATAAAGCAAATCGCTATGCAGATCGGAATTTCCGAAGATACGATCCGGTATTATGAGAAGATCGCGCTACTGCGCCGGGCTGACCGGAAGGATAACGGGCACCGCGTCTATCGGCAGGAGGACATCGATACGATCCGGCTGTTATCTTGTCTGAAGAAAACGGGGATGCCGCTGGGAGAAATGCGACCTTTCTTGGCAGTCTCCGCCGATGCGGATCCCGCGGAATATCCCGAACTGGTGGGACACTTAAGAAACCATCGGGAAAATATCATCGCCCAAATCGCCTCTCTGCAGCAAGTCGTCGATTTTATCGATATGAAGTTGGAGGTGGGGAGAATCCGTAAAGACTGCTCCGATGATATTTCAGATGCCATGACGGGAGAACCGCACCCAAAGCCCGTCTCACCCGTTGAGATGGCTTTTTTTCCTGGATCGTCCGGGGTGCGCAATTCACCGTCCTCCGGAAGGTGA
- a CDS encoding helix-turn-helix transcriptional regulator, whose protein sequence is MKNRLEEIRKKLGIKQEELADKLEVSRQTIGSLENGRYNPSIILAFKIARFFEMNIEDIFIYEEERENENDR, encoded by the coding sequence TTGAAGAACCGACTAGAAGAAATAAGAAAGAAGCTTGGAATAAAACAAGAAGAACTAGCGGATAAGTTGGAAGTATCCAGGCAAACGATTGGTTCACTTGAAAATGGTAGGTATAACCCATCCATCATTCTTGCATTTAAGATTGCACGTTTTTTTGAAATGAACATAGAAGATATTTTCATTTATGAGGAGGAGCGGGAAAATGAAAACGATAGGTAG
- a CDS encoding TetR/AcrR family transcriptional regulator, giving the protein MGRKQSFTETELLNTTKKLVLEHGYDGFHLKLLSQHLSGARSTIYQYYSNKEEIVAACMKRVIATVLENSSAIDETDPMDALEQLLLIYVEESTLHQLLGDAGKINTTNSSAAARDLEFIEEAHMTLKIQLSRLFERAQQDKSLRQDIPLPVLIGVFFNLINTPNMLNIPTPEWGKLLFQMWIGGAKS; this is encoded by the coding sequence GTGGGAAGAAAACAATCTTTTACTGAGACAGAGCTGTTGAATACGACAAAAAAATTAGTGCTTGAGCATGGCTACGACGGATTTCATCTCAAACTGCTCTCACAGCATCTATCCGGAGCCCGGAGCACTATTTATCAATATTACTCTAATAAAGAAGAGATAGTTGCTGCTTGTATGAAACGCGTAATAGCAACGGTATTAGAAAATTCATCAGCAATTGATGAGACTGATCCTATGGACGCTCTCGAGCAGTTACTTCTCATTTACGTAGAAGAATCTACGCTCCATCAACTTCTAGGAGATGCTGGTAAAATTAATACTACTAATTCTTCTGCGGCAGCGAGAGATCTTGAATTTATTGAGGAAGCACATATGACTCTCAAAATTCAATTATCACGCTTGTTTGAACGGGCACAACAGGATAAAAGCCTGCGCCAAGATATCCCACTGCCTGTACTTATTGGTGTTTTTTTCAACTTAATTAATACGCCTAATATGTTGAATATCCCTACACCTGAATGGGGAAAGCTGTTGTTTCAAATGTGGATTGGGGGAGCAAAGAGCTAG
- a CDS encoding S-layer homology domain-containing protein, with amino-acid sequence MHNILGMVKQKKIFTVVLALAVFINVYSGVAKAQGTAALKISANSMDSTYGEDVTFNVTALDPVIGGMTPSGTVTFRDGNQDLMTVGLTTAEPVITRTNCGSSCPVIQWGAYTYRAYSFGDNRLAMNIVTYDASGNMVTQLEKAGARYLSNITMDAAARTFTFWGQDNMTITVGWGELLSASSSASFKTSALAIGMHAITAAFPGDDAHAASEATTTITVHPRYTVAYNGNGSTGGEVPANSGSHNGIKVLVSGNNGNLVKTGYTFAGWNTQADGRGVNYKADAEGVITSDVTLYAKWNKTLDIGTGTASDPYRIATGEELDTVRNYLGSDLYFKLTADIDLNSYGQGWLPIGGGGSSGRFQGHMDGNGHKITGLTINRPNDNYSGLFGHIDYDASVSNMILENVNVTGKQYVGGLVGRIDGGEISNSYVSGSVTGTSTMVGGLIGYNYYGTVSNSFAKANVTGSSNNVGGLVGSNFGEISYGYAAGNVTGTGTNVGGLIGTNGGTISYGYAAGSVTGTGTNVGGLIGTNGGTISYSFYDSGTTGQSDTDKGVGRSTAEMKTQSTYADSNWDFTTIWGISPSRNNGYPYLQAIQKFVTYDGNGNTGGNVPTDGKSYSQGETVNVYGNTDALVKTRYTFAGWNTQADGTGTDYASGLSFRMGSSDVILYAKWESNPKYTVTYNGNGSTGGSVPTDSNSYDQGDTVPVYGNNGNLVKTGYTFAGWNTAADGSGMSYGNGIDFPIGTQNVTLYARWLSTNTLLSGLSVDQGAIDFSPSQTHYTVDVENTVSSLNLFISKGDPNQSLTVTGATYGSVADDVYSYNASNLVVGPNPIQIAVTAQDGANTAYVVTVTRKYLMGEPVQLDPSVRTLKYSGGLTIKLPDELLIPEGATLTVRDSSAAPSGGIKLSRAGQVIDFQFEGITVDRPVEITLGYDGNSDPSKLAIYYYNVTTGEWEYHPSQVADSGMKTTVSHFSTYGVLADTTAPDQVTVTLGAKTANSITLHLAANDDSGVAKYLIYRDGTLIAETAESTYVDAGLSASKTYTYAAKAVDRLGNISNASENVTVATNGGGGGVGAPAMPPSDKVTSSDGKLTLLVGKSGEVSLGDGIKIIIPAMATGKELKLTIDKFTDIQTLITNKDVLLSSVFEVLKNFAENFDKPVTLSFKFDPARLKSNEKPVVFYYDEAKKEWVKVGGTVSGNNITVEVNHFTKYAVFAVADATLPATDGSATTKGSFSDIAAHWAEASIKQAVSVGIVSGYPDGTFKPGRTVTRAEFAVMLMNALKPQGDGAALTFTDKAMIGSWAQKSIAQAVYAGIISGYEDGSFRPNAEITRAEMAAMIAKALGQTSETATAAGFADDKAIPSWAKGAAATMRKLGIIEGKGANQFAPGDKTTRAEAVTVLLKMLEQKSK; translated from the coding sequence GTGCATAATATTTTGGGTATGGTAAAACAGAAAAAGATATTCACGGTCGTCCTCGCTTTGGCAGTATTCATCAACGTTTATTCGGGGGTCGCTAAAGCTCAGGGTACGGCCGCATTGAAGATTTCGGCAAATTCCATGGATTCGACTTATGGGGAGGATGTAACCTTTAACGTCACTGCACTAGATCCGGTAATCGGTGGAATGACCCCTAGCGGGACAGTCACCTTCAGGGATGGTAATCAGGACCTTATGACCGTTGGATTAACTACCGCTGAACCAGTGATTACGAGAACGAACTGCGGTTCATCATGTCCCGTTATTCAATGGGGGGCATACACCTACCGGGCTTACAGTTTTGGGGATAATCGCCTTGCGATGAACATTGTGACTTACGACGCTTCCGGCAATATGGTTACCCAACTGGAAAAGGCAGGAGCACGTTATTTATCGAACATTACGATGGATGCCGCTGCTCGGACTTTCACCTTCTGGGGTCAAGATAACATGACGATTACGGTGGGATGGGGAGAGCTCCTAAGCGCCTCGTCCAGCGCCAGCTTTAAGACATCCGCTCTGGCGATCGGCATGCACGCCATTACCGCTGCCTTTCCAGGGGACGACGCTCATGCCGCAAGCGAAGCGACCACTACGATTACCGTGCACCCTAGGTATACCGTGGCGTATAACGGCAACGGCAGCACTGGAGGAGAGGTGCCCGCTAACAGCGGTTCACATAATGGCATTAAGGTGTTGGTTTCCGGCAACAACGGAAATCTGGTGAAGACAGGCTACACTTTCGCGGGCTGGAACACGCAGGCGGATGGACGTGGAGTGAATTATAAAGCAGACGCTGAAGGCGTGATCACGTCCGATGTGACGCTGTACGCGAAATGGAATAAGACTTTAGACATTGGAACGGGTACTGCAAGCGATCCTTATCGGATTGCAACCGGCGAGGAACTGGATACGGTCAGGAATTATTTGGGTTCTGACCTGTATTTCAAGCTGACGGCGGATATTGATCTGAACAGCTATGGCCAAGGATGGTTGCCGATCGGGGGCGGGGGTTCTAGCGGTCGATTTCAGGGGCATATGGACGGCAATGGACACAAGATCACAGGCTTGACGATTAATCGACCTAATGATAATTATTCAGGGTTGTTTGGGCATATAGACTATGATGCAAGTGTTTCCAATATGATTCTGGAAAATGTGAATGTTACAGGCAAACAATATGTTGGCGGCTTGGTAGGCCGTATCGATGGCGGCGAGATAAGCAACAGCTATGTATCGGGAAGCGTAACAGGAACAAGCACCATGGTAGGCGGTTTGATTGGCTACAATTACTATGGAACGGTTAGTAACAGCTTCGCAAAAGCAAACGTAACAGGAAGCAGCAACAATGTAGGCGGTTTGGTTGGATCCAATTTCGGAGAGATCAGCTACGGCTATGCAGCAGGAAACGTAACGGGAACCGGCACCAATGTAGGTGGTTTGATCGGCACCAACGGCGGAACGATCAGCTACGGCTATGCAGCAGGAAGCGTAACGGGAACCGGCACCAATGTAGGCGGTTTGATCGGCACCAACGGCGGAACGATCAGCTACAGCTTCTACGACTCGGGTACAACCGGTCAATCGGATACAGACAAAGGCGTTGGCCGATCGACCGCGGAGATGAAGACGCAAAGCACTTATGCGGATTCAAACTGGGATTTCACAACCATTTGGGGGATAAGTCCATCGCGCAATAACGGATATCCCTATTTGCAGGCCATACAAAAGTTTGTGACCTATGACGGGAACGGGAACACGGGCGGGAATGTGCCGACTGACGGCAAGTCGTATTCCCAAGGCGAAACAGTCAACGTCTATGGCAACACGGACGCTTTAGTCAAGACGCGCTATACGTTTGCAGGTTGGAATACGCAAGCGGATGGAACCGGGACAGATTATGCTTCAGGCCTTTCATTCCGCATGGGCTCGTCCGATGTGATCCTGTATGCGAAGTGGGAATCGAACCCGAAATACACGGTGACGTATAACGGCAACGGCAGTACAGGAGGGAGCGTTCCGACCGATAGCAACTCCTATGATCAAGGCGATACGGTGCCGGTTTACGGAAACAACGGAAATCTGGTGAAGACGGGCTACACGTTCGCAGGGTGGAATACGGCGGCGGATGGAAGCGGCATGAGCTACGGCAATGGGATAGACTTCCCTATAGGTACGCAGAATGTCACCTTGTATGCGCGATGGCTGTCAACGAATACCTTGTTGTCCGGCTTGTCAGTGGATCAGGGGGCGATCGATTTTTCACCATCGCAGACCCATTATACGGTAGATGTGGAAAACACGGTTTCGAGCCTCAACCTTTTCATTAGTAAAGGGGATCCCAATCAATCTCTAACGGTTACGGGAGCGACTTACGGTTCGGTAGCCGATGATGTGTATTCCTACAACGCTTCAAACTTGGTTGTCGGGCCAAACCCTATTCAGATCGCAGTGACGGCTCAAGACGGCGCAAACACGGCATACGTGGTCACGGTCACCCGAAAATATCTCATGGGAGAGCCGGTGCAATTAGATCCTTCGGTCCGTACGCTTAAGTATTCGGGCGGACTCACGATCAAGTTGCCTGACGAACTGTTGATTCCCGAAGGTGCGACATTGACGGTACGAGATTCGAGCGCCGCGCCGTCCGGGGGGATTAAACTCTCCAGAGCCGGACAAGTTATAGATTTCCAATTTGAAGGGATAACCGTCGATCGCCCTGTAGAGATTACGCTCGGGTATGACGGGAATTCGGATCCGAGCAAACTCGCTATTTACTATTACAACGTAACTACAGGCGAGTGGGAATATCATCCTTCTCAAGTAGCGGACAGCGGCATGAAGACGACAGTCAGCCATTTCTCCACCTACGGAGTGCTTGCGGATACGACCGCACCGGACCAAGTAACCGTTACCTTGGGCGCAAAAACGGCAAACTCAATCACGCTTCATCTTGCCGCAAATGACGATTCGGGCGTGGCTAAATATTTGATCTATCGCGACGGGACGCTCATTGCGGAAACGGCGGAAAGTACGTATGTCGATGCCGGGCTTTCTGCTTCGAAGACGTATACCTATGCCGCTAAGGCTGTCGATAGGCTGGGTAATATTTCGAATGCCAGTGAAAACGTGACGGTCGCAACGAACGGCGGTGGCGGTGGAGTTGGTGCACCGGCAATGCCTCCAAGCGATAAAGTCACCTCGTCGGACGGTAAACTGACGCTTCTTGTAGGCAAGTCAGGTGAGGTTAGCTTAGGCGATGGGATAAAGATTATCATTCCTGCAATGGCTACCGGCAAAGAGTTGAAATTAACGATCGACAAATTCACGGACATACAGACGCTGATTACCAATAAGGACGTTCTTCTCAGCTCGGTATTCGAAGTTCTGAAAAACTTCGCGGAGAACTTCGACAAGCCTGTCACGCTCTCTTTCAAGTTTGACCCAGCTCGCTTGAAGAGCAATGAAAAGCCGGTCGTCTTCTACTATGACGAAGCGAAGAAGGAATGGGTGAAGGTCGGCGGTACAGTGAGCGGCAACAACATTACCGTAGAGGTTAATCACTTCACCAAATACGCTGTATTCGCAGTAGCCGATGCTACCCTGCCGGCAACGGATGGATCCGCAACAACGAAAGGGAGCTTCAGCGATATCGCCGCACACTGGGCGGAAGCCAGTATCAAGCAAGCGGTAAGCGTCGGCATCGTTAGCGGCTATCCGGATGGCACGTTTAAGCCAGGTCGTACCGTGACGCGCGCGGAATTCGCGGTTATGCTGATGAATGCGCTCAAACCGCAAGGAGATGGAGCCGCCCTGACATTCACCGACAAGGCGATGATCGGCTCCTGGGCGCAGAAATCTATCGCACAGGCAGTGTACGCGGGTATTATTAGTGGTTATGAGGACGGCTCCTTCCGCCCGAATGCCGAAATCACTCGTGCGGAAATGGCTGCGATGATCGCAAAGGCATTGGGTCAGACTAGCGAAACGGCTACGGCAGCTGGCTTTGCAGACGATAAAGCCATTCCGAGCTGGGCGAAAGGCGCAGCGGCGACCATGAGAAAGCTGGGCATTATCGAAGGCAAAGGCGCGAACCAATTCGCTCCTGGAGATAAAACGACAAGAGCAGAGGCGGTAACGGTGCTCTTAAAAATGCTGGAACAAAAAAGCAAGTAA